A genomic region of Desulfosarcina ovata subsp. ovata contains the following coding sequences:
- a CDS encoding VPLPA-CTERM sorting domain-containing protein: protein MKRIVSLLAVVLVVGVVTTAQADLIAYTSFEEPSTGLQYTDTGDAGTDHALASNSGEMVVNYTSTGGELGFSSYYTNTRGDVGLTDGDYVGVTTYTPTTSTSYTDGTQGFEMQDADGMMTLTLDTVDLTGYTDTSVSLDLFVAETGWESTSSAFDIIQAYLTMNDGTVIDLLNTTGSDIDDLGIEGYWMTLTEDLSGYTSATLSISLDSNAATEAIYVDNIAFEGSPVPVPAAIWLLGSGLLGLIGIRRRNA from the coding sequence ATGAAACGGATCGTATCTTTGTTGGCTGTCGTTTTAGTGGTTGGCGTGGTTACTACCGCTCAGGCGGATCTTATTGCCTACACCTCTTTCGAGGAACCCTCTACGGGCTTGCAGTACACGGATACCGGTGATGCGGGAACCGACCATGCCCTTGCCAGCAACAGCGGCGAGATGGTTGTGAATTACACCAGCACCGGCGGAGAGCTTGGCTTTTCAAGCTACTATACCAACACCCGCGGTGATGTCGGTCTGACGGATGGCGACTATGTGGGTGTTACAACTTACACGCCTACCACTTCAACATCATATACTGACGGTACCCAGGGCTTCGAGATGCAGGATGCAGACGGTATGATGACCCTCACCTTGGATACGGTCGATCTGACGGGTTACACGGACACCAGCGTCTCCCTGGACCTGTTCGTAGCGGAAACCGGTTGGGAAAGCACCAGCAGCGCTTTTGATATCATCCAGGCCTACCTTACCATGAACGATGGTACGGTAATCGACCTGCTGAACACCACGGGCAGCGACATCGACGACCTCGGCATCGAGGGGTACTGGATGACATTGACCGAAGATCTGAGCGGTTATACCAGCGCCACCCTCTCCATCTCACTGGATTCCAACGCTGCCACTGAGGCCATTTACGTCGATAACATTGCCTTTGAAGGTTCTCCCGTCCCCGTCCCCGCCGCCATCTGGCTGTTGGGCTCCGGCCTGCTGGGCCTGATCGGCATTCGAAGAAGAAACGCATAA